One genomic segment of Oncorhynchus mykiss isolate Arlee chromosome 10, USDA_OmykA_1.1, whole genome shotgun sequence includes these proteins:
- the LOC110515653 gene encoding 60S ribosomal protein L9, which translates to MKTILSNQTVDIPDGVEVRLKGRTVIVKGPRGVLRREFNHINLELSLLGKTHKKLRVDKWWGNRKELATVRTICSHVQNMIKGVTMGFRYKMRSVYAHFPINVVMQESGALVEIRNFLGEKYIRRVRMRQGVSCAVSAAQKDELILEGNDIELVSNSAALIQQATTVKNKDIRKFLDGIYVSEKGTVVQKED; encoded by the exons ATGAAGACCATTCTCAGTAACCAGACTGTGGATATCCCCGACGGTG TCGAGGTGAGGCTGAAGGGACGGACCGTCATCGTCAAGGGACCCCGGGGGGTTCTCCGCAGGGAGTTCAACCACATCAACCTGGAACTCAGCCTGTTGGGGAAGACGCACAAAAAG CTGCGTGTGGATAAATGGTGGGGCAACAGGAAGGAGCTGGCCACAGTCAGGACCATCTGCAGTCACGTCCAGAACATGATCAAGGGAGTCACCATG ggttTCCGCTATAAGATGCGCTCGGTGTACGCCCATTTCCCCATCAACGTTGTGATGCAGGAGAGTGGAGCTCTGGTGGAGATCAGGAACTTCCTGGGGGAGAAATACATCCGTCGGGTCCGCATGAGACAGG gtgtgtCCTGTGCCGTGTCTGCAGCCCAGAAGGATGAGTTGATTCTGGAGGGGAACGATATTGAGCTGGTGTCTAACTCTG ccgCTCTCATCCAGCAAGCCACCACGGTCAAAAACAAGGATATCAGGAAGTTCCTGGACGGAATCTACGTGTCTGAGAAGGGAACGGTGGTCCAGAAAGAGGATTAG
- the LOC118936497 gene encoding lipoyl synthase, mitochondrial-like: MLVKVMALVKQSYFIAGRFSSNHRWLNPKCNQHVYAVSGLTTAARSSQTQKDRKKELSDDGPGLQDFISGELSEKNNWEEYRGNLKRQKGERLRLPPWLKTEIPIGKNYNKLKNTLRDLNLHTVCEEARCPNIGECWGGGEHGTATATIMLMGDTCTRGCRFCSVKTARQPSPLDPDEPYNTAKAIAAWGLDYVVLTSVDRDDIADGGAEHFAKTVSNLKERNSQIMVECLTPDFRGDLAAVEKIAQSGLDVYAHNVETVRELQRHVRDPRANIDQSLNVLRHAKAVRPDILTKTSIMLGLGETDRQIYNTLTELREAGVDCLTLGQYMQPTKRHLKVEEYVTPERFGHWEEVGKEMGFVYTASGPLVRSSYKAGEFFLKNLLEKRKAAAE, from the exons ATGTTAGTTAAAGTCATGGCTTTGGTCAAACAAAGTTATTTTATTGCGGGTCGTTTCTCCAGCAACCACCGGTGGTTGAATCCCAAATGCAACCAACAT GTGTACGCCGTCAGCGGACTGACCACAGCGGCCAGGTCATCCCAGACACAGAAGGACCGCAAGAAGGAGCTGTCCGATGACGGGCCCGGCCTCCAGGACTTTATATCCGGGGAGCTGTCTGAGAAGAACAACTGGGAGGAGTACAGGGGTAACCTgaagagacagaagggagagag GCTGAGACTTCCCCCGTGGCTGAAGACTGAGATTCCTATTGGCAAGAACTAcaacaagctgaagaacaccctGAGAGACCTCAACCTGCACACG GTGTGTGAGGAGGCCAGGTGTCCTAACAttggggagtgttggggaggAGGGGAACATGGTACGGCCACAGCTACCATCATG ttgatGGGGGACACATGTACCCGTGGCTGTAGGTTCTGTTCTGTGAAGACCGCTCGTCAGCCCTCTCCCCTGGACCCAGATGAGCCCTATAACACAGCCAAGGCCATCGCTGCCTGGGGACTGGACTATGTGGTTCTGACCTCTGTGGACAGAGACG ATATCGCTGACGGAGGGGCGGAGCATTTTGCCAAGACCGTCTCCAACCTGAAGGAGAG GAACTCCCAGATCATGGTGGAATGTCTGACCCCTGATTTCCGAGGAGATCTGGCGGCGGTGGAGAAGATCGCCCAATCAGGGCTGGACGTTTACGCCCACAATGTGGAGACCGTCCGCGAGCTGCAGAG ACACGTCCGTGATCCGCGGGCGAACATCGACCAATCCCTGAATGTCCTGCGTCACGCCAAGGCCGTCAGACCAGACATTCTCACCAAGACCTCCATCATGTTGGGTCTCGGAGAGACGGACcggcagatctataacacactgactg agcTGAGAGAGGCAGGAGTGGATTGTCTAACACTGGGACAGTACATGCAGCCCACCAAACGCCACCTCAAG gtggagGAGTATGTAACTCCTGAGAGGTTTGGCCACtgggaggaggtggggaaggagaTGGGATTCGTCTACACAGCCAGCGGACCCTTAGTGCGCTCCTCATACAAAGCAG